From one Mytilus trossulus isolate FHL-02 chromosome 10, PNRI_Mtr1.1.1.hap1, whole genome shotgun sequence genomic stretch:
- the LOC134687243 gene encoding large ribosomal subunit protein eL24-like: MKVELCAFSGYKIYPGHGKRLVKIDCRVFNFVSSKTEANHSMKRNPRNINWTVLYRRKHKKGLMEEVAKKRTRRTQKFARAITGATLTDIMAKRNQKPEVRKAQREQAIRAAKEKTKAKDAQKKQQKAAAPKVKGGKMAMKSAPAAKPRVGGKR, from the exons ATGAA GGTCGAACTTTGTGCTTTTAGTGGCTATAAAATATACCCAGGCCATGGGAAAAGATTGGTCAAAATTGACTGCAGG gTTTTCAACTTTGTCAGTAGTAAAACTGAGGCAAACCACTCCATGAAAAGAAACCCTCGTAACATTAACTGGACCGTATTGTACCGTAGGAAACACAAAAAGGGTTTGATGGAAGAAGTTGCCAAGAAAAGGACACGTAGGACACAAAAGTTTGCCAGAGCCATCACTGGAGCAACTTTAACAGACATTATGGCTAAAAGAAACCAAAAGCCAGAAGTCCGTAAAGCACAAAGAGAACAAGCCATCAG agctgcaaaagaaaaaacaaaggcAAAGGATGCCCAAAAGAAACAACAGAAG GCTGCAGCACCAAAAGTGAAAGGTGGCAAGATGGCAATGAAGTCAGCTCCAGCAGCAAAACCCCGTGTTGGTGGAAAACgataa